A stretch of the Ornithodoros turicata isolate Travis chromosome 4, ASM3712646v1, whole genome shotgun sequence genome encodes the following:
- the LOC135391328 gene encoding uncharacterized protein K02A2.6-like, producing the protein MALTAEDTQVCMVSTVEDVIDRVGEELQRMRREGIIEPVKTSEWAAPIVPVVKRDGRVRICGDFKITVNPVAVPEKYPIPRVEELFAKLSGGKKFSKLDLKDAYQQILLDEESKNLVTINTQKGLYRYVRLPFSVSTAPALFQRIMENLLQDLRGVVVYFDDILGTGKDDDDHKKNLDIVLVHYLGHIITEAGLHPDPKKVEAVTKAPAPTNVKTLQSYLGLVNYYRKFLPDLSTVLHPLNKLLGANAPWTWGTEQQLAFQKSKDLLTSARVLAHFDPKKPLVLVCDASPYGVGAVLAHRELSGEEFPIAYASRSLMPPECNYSQLDKEALAVIFGVLRFHQYLWGHSFEIVTDHKPLLGLLAHDKPVPNNCSPRLLRWALTLSSYRYELVCRQGSRIAHADGLSRLPLPTEALPVERPAEVFLLEGVYPTVLSAKVVAQATSRDVIVSNVRHILLSGGKLPDVTDYRPYQRRFDQLSVQDDCILLGNRVVIPQELRAKVLDLLHESHPGVTKMKAVARSHVWWDTLDEDIAARVQRCMTCQEQQRPFKGHYIFILVDAFSKWVEAEVVPSPSAEATISCLRSIFARHGLPDLVVSDNGPAFVSAKYTEFLKRNGVRKVLIPPYHPASNGAAERVVQTIKNKLKKASTGDFKTQLSRALFSYRTTPHEITGASPAELLYGRKLKCALDNLHPDMRTTVLPSIVLGIQCSQEIFDLDQLGSLLLSQKHKDSRLLLYSHLEELFPPGTKIIYEPRQKSGLVPEWSPSGSICS; encoded by the exons ATGGCTCTGACAGCAGAGGACACACAAGTCTGCATGGTCTCAACTGTTGAGGACGTTATTG ACCGAGTCGGCGAGGAGCTACAACGTATGCGGCGTGAAGGCATTATCGAACCAGTAAAGACGTCTGAATGGGCCGCGCCCATTGTTCCTGTCGTCAAACGCGATGGACGTGTAAGAATTTGCGGTGACTTCAAGATTACAGTAAATCCGGTTGCTGTACCTGAGAAGTATCCGATTCCAAGGGTTGAGGAACTGTTCGCTAAGCTGTCAGGAGGAAAGAAATTCAGTAAGCTTGACCTCAAGGATGCTTACCAACAAATACTGCTGGACGAAGAGTCCAAGAACCTGGTGACCATCAACACTCAGAAAGGGTTGTATCGGTACGTAAGGCTACCGTTCAGTGTTTCTACGGCACCAGCGTTATTTCAACGAATAATGGAAAACCTGCTGCAAGATCTGCGTGGCGTCGTGGTTTACTTCGACGATATCCTTGGCACTGGAAAGGATGACGACGATCACAAGAAGAACTTGGATATTGTACT GGTGCACTATTTAGGTCACATAATCACGGAAGCGGGGTTACATCCTGATCCAAAGAAGGTAGAAGCTGTGACGAAGGCGCCAGCGCCAACGAATGTGAAAACGTTGCAGAGCTACCTGGGGCTAGTGAACTATTACAGGAAGTTCTTGCCTGATTTGTCGACAGTACTGCATCCTCTAAACAAGTTACTGGGAGCAAATGCGCCATGGACTTGGGGCACCGAGCAGCAGCTCGCTTTCCAAAAAAGTAAGGACCTCCTAACGTCTGCTAGGGTCCTAGCTCACTTTGACCCCAAGAAACCTTTGGTGTTGGTATGTGATGCATCGCCTTATGGCGTGGGTGCTGTACTTGCGCACCGTGAACTGTCAGGTGAAGAGTTTCCTATTGCATATGCGTCAAGGAGCTTAATGCCACCAGAATGTAATTACAGCCAACTCGATAAAGAGGCTCTGGCCGTAATTTTCGGCGTTCTGAGGTTTCATCAATATCTCTGGGGTCATTCATTCGAAATAGTGACCGACCACAAGCCACTGTTGGGACTTTTAGCGCACGATAAGCCTGTACCTAACAACTGTTCACCCAGGCTTCTTCGCTGGGCCCTGACGTTATCATCTTACCGCTACGAGTTGGTCTGTCGACAGGGAAGCCGCATCGCACATGCCGATGGACTGAGCAGATTGCCACTACCTACTGAAGCTCTTCCAGTGGAACGACCAGCAGAGGTGTTCCTGTTGGAAGGAGTCTACCCAACTGTTTTATCCGCAAAGGTAGTCGCTCAAGCCACGTCAAGAGACGTCATTGTATCCAACGTTCGCCACATACTGTTGTCAGGCGGCAAATTACCTGACGTCACTGACTACAGGCCTTACCAAAGGCGTTTTGATCAACTGAGCGTGCAGGATGACTGTATACTCCTCGGAAATCGTGTTGTCATTCCTCAAGAGCTACGTGCAAAGGTTCTCGACTTGCTTCATGAGAGCCACCCTGGTGTCACAAAAATGAAGGCTGTGGCCCGCAGTCACGTCTGGTGGGATACACTGGACGAAGATATTGCTGCGAGGGTACAGAGATGCATGACATGCCAAGAACAACAAC GCCCTTTTAAGGGTCATTACATCTTCATCCTTGTGGACGCATTTTCCAAGTGGGTAGAAGCTGAAGTTGTTCCATCACCATCCGCGGAAGCTACTATTTCTTGTCTACGTTCTATATTTGCGAGACATGGACTGCCCGATCTCGTAGTGTCGGATAATGGACCAGCATTTGTATCAGCAAAGTACACAGAATTTCTGAAGCGGAATGGAGTAAGAAAAGTCCTAATTCCTCCATATCACCCAGCATCGAATGGGGCTGCTGAAAGGGTTGTTCAAACAATTAAGAACAAGCTTAAGAAGGCAAGCACAGGTGATTTCAAGACGCAGCTATCTCGCGCACTATTCAGCTATCGAACAACGCCGCACGAGATAACCGGTGCATCTCCAGCAGAACTCTTGTACGGAAGAAAACTCAAGTGTGCTCTGGATAATCTCCATCCGGACATGCGCACCACAGTACTTC CGTCTATCGTCCTGGGGATTCAGTGTTCGCAAGAAATTTTCGACCTGGACCAACTTGGGTCCCTGCTGTTGTCACAAAAGCACAAGGACAGTCGTCTGCTGTTGTACAGCCACCTGGAGGAGTTATTTCCACCAGGCACCAAGATCATCTACGAacccaggcagaaatcaggactggttcccgaatggtccccaagtggttccatttgcagttga